A single Perca fluviatilis unplaced genomic scaffold, GENO_Pfluv_1.0 PFLUV_unplaced_scaf_13, whole genome shotgun sequence DNA region contains:
- the LOC120555049 gene encoding proline-rich protein 2-like, translating into MTNPRPGHPGLGGRPIVTSSKAPFGNQPTGRVNKQHALVDAIIPGPAAPPREYGDWLRSPLPSLFRLVDNVPGRRRVRRAYSSCLCDGHTPAAAGVPKPESNWEHSRGHPTTWHGPLGPAPAVPLADISETDSDGRAPRRPISVRRPPKGGVGQDRGDDGKAGGPPEIPYPSRSPTTGGGTNRGDHGRGPRTPLPSVEALRNPRPPPSHIRPAPPERDVESDRGEDGKVGVTTRPHTRPALPHSGARRNGQGGPREQPADATTVIRGLRPPPRPPISERTGGKTGRLASPRGPMPARRPHTGGRRHGQGGPREQPAEATIVRRGKRHPRPPPSHIRPAPPERDAEPDRGEDGKLASPRGPIPARRPQRGTPERTGGATGTAGGYHAFPLRPRLLDCTRG; encoded by the exons ATGACTAATCCCAGACCGGGCCACCCGGGCCTCGGAGGCCGACCGATCGTCACGTCTTCAAAGGCCCCGTTCGGGAACCAACCCACTGGCCG CGTCAACAAGCAGCATGCCCTCGTAGACGCCATAATCCCGGGGCCCGCCGCCCCTCCCCGAGAATACGGTGATTGGCTTAGGTCACCGTTGCCGTCACTCTTCCGTTTGGTCGACAATGTTCCCGGCAGACGCCGCGTCCGTAGAGCTTATAGCTCGTGTCTCTGTGACGGGCACACCCCCGCAGCAGCAGGGGTTCCCAAGCCAGAGTCGAACTGGGAACACTCCAGAGGGCATCCAACCACATGGCACGGACCACTCGGGCCCGCACCGGCCGTCCCTCTTGCCGACATATCAGAGACAGATAGCGACGGCCGCGCCCCCCGCCGTCCCATATCCGTCCGGCGTCCACCCAAGGGGGGCGTCGGGCAGGACAGGGGGGACGACGGGAAGGCTGGCGGCCCCCCCGAGATCCCATATCCGTCCAGGTCTCCCACTACAGGAGGCGGAACGAATAGGGGGGACCACGGAAGAGGCCCACGGACGCCACTACCTTCAGTGGAGGCTTTGCGAAACCCGCGCCCCCCGCCTTCCCATATCCGCCCGGCGCCCCCCGAGAGGGACGTCGAATCGGACAGGGGGGAAGACGGGAAGGTTGGCGTCACCACGCGGCCCCATACCCGCCCGGCGCTCCCACACAGTGGGGCACGTCGGAACGGGCAGGGGGGGCCCCGGGAACAGCCGGCGGATGCCACTACCGTCATAAGAGGACTACGACCGCCCCCCCGCCCTCCCATATCCGAACGGACAGGGGGGAAGACGGGAAGGTTGGCGTCACCACGCGGCCCCATGCCCGCCCGGCGCCCCCACACCGGGGGACGTCGGCACGGGCAGGGGGGGCCACGGGAACAGCCGGCGGAAGCCACTATCGTCAGAAGAGGAAAGCGACACCCGCGCCCCCCGCCCTCCCATATCCGTCCGGCGCCCCCCGAGAGGGACGCCGAACCGGACAGGGGGGAAGACGGGAAGTTGGCGTCACCACGCGGCCCCATACCCGCCCGACGCCCCCAAAGGGGGACGCCGGAACGGACAGGGGGGGCCACGGGAACAGCCGGCGGATACCACGCCTTTCCACTGCGCCCCAGACTACTAGACTGCACTAGGGGATAA